DNA from Halobaculum sp. XH14:
GACTTCCAGCAGGCGCTCCGGCGCGTGATGGAGCGCTACCACCGCACCACACAGTTCGTCATCACCACCCGCCAGCCCTCGAAGCTCATCCCGCCCATTCGATCGCGCTGCTTCCCGGTCCCGATGCGGGTGCCGACCACCGACGAGACCATCGACGTGCTCGCCGGGATCTGTGAGGCCGAGGGCGTCGAGTACGACGACGACGGCCTGGAGTTCGTCGCCAGCGCTGCGAACGGCGACGTCCGCGAGGCCGTGCTCTCCGCCCAGGCCACGGCGGTCGAGCACGACGCGGTGACGATGCAGGGCGCCTACGAGACGCTGAACGACGTCGGCACCGACGAGCAGGTGCTCTCGGCGCTGGAGGAGGCCCGCGCAGGCGACCTCTCGGACGCCCGGGGCACGATCGACGACCTGCTCTCCGAGGAGGGGTTCGACGGCGGCGACCTGCTGCGGGAACTGTGCCGGGTCGCGCGCTCGAAGTCCGACGCCTCCTCCGAGTCCGTCGCCCGCCTCCACGCGCTCGCCGGCGAGGTCGACCTCGACCTAACCGACGGCCTCGACGACCGACTCCACCTCACCCACCTGCTCGCCTCGTGGGCGGCGGGGCGGCGGACGACCCGGCAGGGGGTGCGCGGCGACGGGTCGGCGGCGGGCGAGGGGCGGTCGGCCCGCGGCGGGGCGGACGCGTGAACCTCACCCCCGGCGCGTGGCGGTACGTCCTCCCGCCGCTGGCGCTGGGCATCCCGCTGCTCGCGCTGGTGTTCCCCATCGGCCTCGCGCTCGTCGGGATGTCGGCGTTCGCGGCCTGGTTCTTCCGCGACCCCGAGCGCAGTCCGGCGGGCGAGGGCATCGT
Protein-coding regions in this window:
- a CDS encoding AAA family ATPase; its protein translation is MDGPLWTETHAPDLADVPQAEVRDRLSRAVDEPMNLVVQGPPGIGKTAAVRALARETHADADNDLIEINVADFFDRTKKEIRTDPRFEPFLQGRSRMAKRDMINRVLKESAANAPMSGEFKTVLLDNAEAIREDFQQALRRVMERYHRTTQFVITTRQPSKLIPPIRSRCFPVPMRVPTTDETIDVLAGICEAEGVEYDDDGLEFVASAANGDVREAVLSAQATAVEHDAVTMQGAYETLNDVGTDEQVLSALEEARAGDLSDARGTIDDLLSEEGFDGGDLLRELCRVARSKSDASSESVARLHALAGEVDLDLTDGLDDRLHLTHLLASWAAGRRTTRQGVRGDGSAAGEGRSARGGADA